In a genomic window of Glycine max cultivar Williams 82 chromosome 13, Glycine_max_v4.0, whole genome shotgun sequence:
- the AP2-3 gene encoding AP2 domain-containing transcription factor 3, with amino-acid sequence MRPLSSSSSSSSSSSDNNNKNKKKYKGVRMRSWGSWVSEIRAPNQKTRIWLGSYSTAEAAARAYDAALLCLKGSSATNLNFPSSSSSLQHYIIPQDTSMMSPKSIQRVAAAAANNFLDNNAIAINNNVTTPPSPISPHSPPLASTPSSSSFVSSPSMSSSSPSDQIDDDVSLLTPFGAYTTAVATTTICDQENESMAMMESWYGLEGLQSPKYVDQMLSGAFFDIDSTQLLDDLYEESDIRLWSFC; translated from the coding sequence ATGAGaccattatcatcatcatcatcatcatcatcatcatcaagtgacaacaacaacaagaacaagaagaagTACAAGGGAGTGAGAATGAGAAGCTGGGGGTCATGGGTGTCGGAGATTAGAGCACCAAACCAAAAAACAAGAATATGGTTGGGATCTTATTCAACTGCTGAAGCAGCAGCAAGAGCCTATGATGCTGCACTTCTATGCCTCAAAGGCTCCTCAGCCACCAATCTCAACTTCCCTTCTTCAAGCTCCTCCTTACAACACTACATCATCCCTCAAGACACTTCCATGATGTCCCCAAAATCAATCCAAAgagttgctgctgctgctgccaaCAATTTCTTGGACAACAATGCCATTGctattaataataatgttacCACCCCACCTTCTCCAATTTCTCCACATTCTCCTCCTCTTGCTTCaaccccttcttcttcttcatttgtatCATCACCATCAATGTCATCATCATCTCCCTCAGACCAAATTGATGATGATGTCTCTCTTCTGACACCATTTGGGGCTTATACTACTGCTGTTGCTACTACTACTATTTGTGATCAAGAAAATGAATCAATGGCTATGATGGAATCATGGTATGGCTTGGAGGGCTTGCAATCTCCAAAGTATGTTGATCAAATGCTAAGTGGGGCATTCTTTGACATTGATTCAACACAGCTGCTTGATGATCTGTATGAAGAAAGTGATATTCGCTTGTGGAGTTTCTGCTGA
- the LOC100817383 gene encoding aminoacylase-1: MATPQSHFRFLAFSLSIIHISLFLSTTATQQPLLEEQDTPITHFQRYLRINTAHPTPDYTSAVSFLKAQAQSLGLKTQTLEFVQGKPVLLLTWPGSNPSLPSLLLNSHLDSVPAEPEKWLHNPFSAHRTASGAIFARGAQDDKCIAIQYLEAIRNLKSQSFTPHRTIHISLVPDEEIGGIDGAAKFVESEEFNGLNVGFALDEGQASPGDEFRVFYSDRVPWNVKIRAKGRPGHGSRMYDGSAVENLMESVEVVSRFRESQFDVVKAGKALNGEVVSVNPVYVKAGVVSEDGFAMNVQPSEAEAGFDLRLTPTTDPEEMRRRIAEEWAPAVRNMSYEIIEKGPLRDYMGRPLMTATDDSNPWWSVFKQAITSVGEKLSRPEILASTTDARYLRQKGIPVLGFSPMKNTPILLHDHNEHLKDTVFMKGIQVYESLISSLSTFTEASH; the protein is encoded by the exons ATGGCCACTCCACAGTCCCACTTCCGTTTTCTCGCTTTCTCACTCTCTATCATCCAtatctctctcttcctctccaCAACCGCAACCCAACAACCGCTCCTCGAAGAACAAGACACTCCCATCACGCACTTCCAGCGCTACCTCCGCATTAACACAGCCCACCCAACGCCTGACTACACCTCCGCGGTCTCCTTCCTCAAAGCCCAGGCCCAAAGCCTGGGCCTCAAAACCCAAACCCTCGAGTTCGTCCAAGGCAAGCCCGTCCTCCTCCTCACGTGGCCGGGCTCAAACCCCTCCCTCCCCTCCCTCCTTCTCAACTCCCACCTCGACTCCGTCCCCGCCGAGCCCGAGAAATGGCTCCACAATCCCTTCTCCGCCCACCGCACCGCCTCCGGCGCCATCTTCGCCCGCGGCGCCCAGGACGACAAATGTATCGCTATTCAGTACCTGGAAGCCATCCGCAACCTCAAATCCCAATCCTTCACTCCACACCGCACAATCCACATCTCCCTCGTCCCCGACGAGGAAATCGGCGGCATCGACGGGGCCGCCAAGTTCGTGGAGTCCGAGGAATTCAACGGACTCAACGTTGGATTCGCGCTCGACGAGGGGCAGGCCTCGCCGGGCGATGAATTTAGGGTTTTCTACTCCGATAGGGTTCCGTGGAACGTGAAGATTAGGGCTAAGGGGAGGCCCGGGCATGGGTCGAGGATGTATGATGGGAGTGCGGTGGAGAATTTGATGGAGAGCGTGGAGGTAGTGAGTAGGTTCAGGGAGAGCCAGTTTGATGTGGTGAAGGCCGGGAAAGCTTTGAATGGTGAGGTTGTGTCGGTGAATCCGGTTTATGTCAAGGCTGGGGTTGTTTCTGAAGAT GGGTTTGCAATGAACGTCCAGCCTTCGGAGGCGGAAGCTGGGTTCGATCTGAGGCTGACACCAACAACAGACCCAGAGGAAATGAGAAGGCGAATTGCAGAGGAATGGGCGCCGGCTGTTAGGAATATGTCATACGAG ATTATAGAGAAAGGACCTCTTAGAGACTACATGGGACGTCCGTTAATGACTGCAACCGATGATTCCAATCCATGGTGGTCAGTTTTCAAGCAAGCTATCACATCTGTTGGAGAAAAGCTTTCAAGGCCTGAAATTCTTGCATCCACAACTGATGCTCGATACCTCAGACAGAAAGGAATTCCTGTGCTCGGTTTCTCCCCAATGAAAAATACTCCCATCTTGCTTCATGACCACAATGAG CACTTAAAGGATACTGTGTTCATGAAGGGAATTCAGGTATACGAGTCTCTGATAAGTTCCTTGAGTACATTTACAGAAGCTTCACATTAA